One genomic segment of Arcobacter porcinus includes these proteins:
- a CDS encoding polysaccharide pyruvyl transferase family protein — translation MLINRIINKLKKISISDNISTILNKKVILFWSHGEETDKNFGDAINPMLFEEITKLKVVNSSKIINMFNRPTYYFIGSILDNLNKNNAIICGTGFQNENAKIFKRPSKIIAVRGPLTRGIFLKQNVDCPEIYCDPALLLPNIYMPTNIQKKYKVGIIPHYVDKEKFSELEIISHGLTHCFIDIEENWKKIIDDICSCEYILSSSLHGIIVAHAYNVPATRMILSDKIIGGDFKFDDYALSVNNNLLVKYIIEDTLDLKKSVEYSCLYDTKKASQKFLKAMKGVNINE, via the coding sequence ATGCTAATAAATAGAATTATCAATAAACTCAAAAAAATAAGTATTAGTGATAATATTTCTACTATTTTAAATAAAAAAGTTATCCTATTTTGGTCACATGGCGAGGAAACAGACAAAAATTTTGGTGATGCTATTAATCCAATGTTGTTTGAAGAGATTACAAAATTGAAAGTTGTAAATTCAAGTAAAATTATTAATATGTTTAATAGACCAACATATTATTTTATAGGCTCTATTCTAGACAATTTAAATAAAAATAATGCAATTATTTGTGGTACAGGATTTCAAAATGAAAATGCAAAAATTTTTAAAAGACCATCAAAAATAATTGCGGTTAGAGGACCACTTACAAGAGGAATTTTTCTTAAGCAAAATGTGGATTGTCCAGAGATTTATTGTGATCCTGCTTTATTATTACCAAATATATATATGCCTACTAATATACAAAAAAAATATAAAGTAGGAATAATTCCACATTATGTAGATAAAGAAAAATTTAGTGAACTTGAAATAATAAGTCATGGATTAACTCATTGTTTTATTGATATAGAAGAGAATTGGAAAAAAATTATTGATGATATATGTAGTTGTGAATATATATTATCAAGTTCTCTTCATGGAATAATTGTAGCTCATGCTTATAATGTTCCTGCAACAAGAATGATACTTTCAGATAAAATTATAGGTGGGGATTTTAAATTTGATGATTATGCTCTTTCTGTAAACAATAATCTTTTAGTAAAATATATAATAGAAGATACTCTTGATTTGAAAAAAAGTGTTGAATATTCGTGTCTATATGATACTAAAAAAGCTAGCCAAAAATTTTTGAAAGCGATGAAAGGTGTGAATATTAATGAATAA
- a CDS encoding glycosyltransferase family 2 protein, with protein sequence MNNNASSFLVSIIIPTYNNANTICRAIDSCINQTYKNIEIIVIDDGSTDNTKEVLSKYNKDERFKYIYQENQERSVARNHGLDVAKGEYIQFLDSDDEIYHEKIEKQVNFLDANPEYFLVYCGVEYKNELGQITHTLEPKINGNIDYEILKGNFLAIHSPLFRKTDIRFDTKINRLEDWKFWIYATNNKKIYYLDEILCDVHIEEQSTKKYILRMLLGDINIYSELLENSEFKKYKFNIIFFKLKKYMQYFYHFFKSGN encoded by the coding sequence ATGAATAATAATGCAAGTAGTTTTTTAGTAAGCATAATAATCCCAACATACAACAATGCAAACACAATTTGTAGGGCTATTGATTCCTGTATAAATCAAACTTATAAAAATATAGAAATAATTGTTATCGACGATGGCTCAACAGATAACACAAAAGAAGTTTTGAGTAAATACAACAAAGATGAAAGATTTAAGTATATTTATCAAGAAAATCAAGAAAGATCAGTAGCAAGGAATCATGGATTAGATGTAGCTAAAGGTGAATATATACAGTTTTTAGATTCAGATGATGAGATATATCATGAAAAAATAGAAAAACAAGTGAATTTTTTGGATGCTAATCCTGAATATTTTTTGGTTTATTGTGGTGTTGAATATAAAAATGAGTTAGGACAAATAACTCATACTTTAGAACCTAAGATAAATGGAAATATTGATTATGAGATATTAAAAGGTAATTTTCTTGCTATTCATTCTCCATTATTTAGAAAAACAGATATTAGATTTGATACAAAAATAAATCGTTTGGAAGATTGGAAATTTTGGATATATGCTACAAACAATAAAAAAATATATTATTTAGATGAGATTTTGTGTGATGTGCATATTGAAGAACAATCAACAAAAAAATATATTTTAAGAATGTTACTAGGGGATATAAATATTTATTCGGAACTTCTCGAAAATTCAGAGTTTAAAAAATATAAATTTAATATTATTTTTTTTAAGCTAAAGAAATATATGCAATATTTTTATCATTTTTTTAAAAGTGGGAATTGA